The Elusimicrobiota bacterium genome includes a region encoding these proteins:
- a CDS encoding nucleotidyltransferase domain-containing protein — MKMSPMRMSFLAVAALLAAGPLSAQTRLGAFGEAGANGASGVSVNSTLSGPAAPAFSPSLSAASLNPSLTAPAAAVSPAAAVKAAAPVPAALPKDEAVRATLEALAPEKLERISGESAKALSGRLLGLEEGRGESADAVSGRFAASAPELEPSSDRGVEPAHEPRAPEPSRPTYGLRRTLADRFHHARLLAQNYYWYSVTHIVDMYPAYQQRWEEAKAKGAANVSRPRAFFAHMRIAAGSGRFYVLGAAPLEDDAVISTFRADLLRWFDAPGVIGARELAAFDAFTARAKSYNAERRAPSNMRKHIRDALLKAATMEPSKIAAFFDSLLVEETARETADFQNKGAQKRILDAFRKEMMDTLAEEPEGATGRIRAAILLGSFATGSAGPKSDFDVELLTDGGSNARSAAFIRRLTGRWVATGHHARNPVTVHDFPSTPTRGIIDLVHTGDYIVISLDPALEAELQRKPGEYAPRMVRADSLRGKVNRAMQYGVIVASTYIGQLKARFGAASSRR, encoded by the coding sequence ATGAAGATGTCCCCTATGAGGATGTCCTTCCTGGCGGTCGCCGCCCTCCTGGCGGCGGGTCCTCTATCCGCCCAAACCCGGCTCGGGGCGTTCGGCGAAGCGGGCGCGAACGGCGCCTCGGGCGTCTCGGTCAATTCGACTTTGTCCGGCCCCGCGGCGCCCGCTTTCTCTCCGTCCCTGTCCGCCGCCTCGCTGAACCCGTCTTTGACCGCTCCGGCCGCCGCGGTCTCGCCGGCGGCCGCCGTGAAGGCCGCGGCCCCGGTCCCGGCCGCGCTGCCCAAGGACGAGGCCGTCCGCGCGACGCTCGAGGCGCTGGCGCCCGAGAAGCTCGAGAGGATCTCCGGCGAATCCGCGAAAGCCTTGTCCGGGCGCCTCCTCGGCCTCGAGGAAGGCCGCGGCGAGTCCGCCGACGCCGTCTCCGGCCGCTTCGCGGCCTCCGCTCCCGAGCTCGAGCCGTCGTCGGACCGGGGCGTCGAGCCGGCGCATGAGCCGCGCGCGCCCGAGCCCTCGCGCCCGACCTACGGCCTGCGCCGGACCCTCGCCGACCGGTTCCATCACGCCCGTCTCCTGGCCCAGAACTACTACTGGTACTCGGTCACGCACATCGTGGACATGTACCCCGCCTACCAGCAGCGCTGGGAGGAGGCGAAGGCGAAGGGCGCGGCCAACGTGTCCCGTCCGCGCGCGTTCTTCGCCCACATGCGCATCGCCGCGGGAAGCGGCCGCTTCTATGTCCTCGGCGCGGCGCCGCTCGAGGACGACGCCGTGATCTCGACCTTCCGCGCCGACCTCCTCCGCTGGTTCGACGCCCCGGGCGTCATCGGAGCGCGCGAGCTCGCCGCGTTCGATGCTTTCACCGCCCGCGCGAAGTCCTATAACGCCGAGCGCCGCGCGCCGTCGAACATGCGCAAGCACATCCGCGACGCCCTGCTCAAAGCCGCGACGATGGAGCCGTCCAAGATCGCCGCGTTCTTCGACTCGCTCCTGGTCGAGGAGACCGCCCGCGAGACCGCCGACTTCCAGAACAAGGGCGCGCAGAAGCGCATCCTCGACGCGTTCAGGAAGGAGATGATGGACACGCTCGCGGAGGAGCCGGAGGGCGCGACGGGCCGCATCCGCGCCGCCATCCTCCTCGGCAGCTTCGCGACCGGCTCGGCCGGCCCGAAGAGCGATTTCGACGTCGAGCTCCTGACCGACGGCGGCAGCAACGCGCGCTCCGCGGCCTTCATCAGGCGCCTGACCGGACGCTGGGTCGCCACGGGGCACCACGCGCGCAACCCGGTCACCGTCCACGACTTCCCGTCCACGCCGACGCGCGGCATCATCGACCTCGTCCACACCGGCGACTACATCGTGATCTCCCTCGACCCCGCGCTCGAGGCCGAGCTCCAGCGCAAGCCCGGCGAATACGCTCCCCGCATGGTCCGCGCGGACAGCCTGCGGGGCAAGGTCAACCGCGCGATGCAGTACGGCGTGATCGTCGCCTCCACCTACATCGGCCAGCTCAAGGCGCGCTTCGGCGCGGCCTCGTCCCGCCGCTAA
- a CDS encoding RNA polymerase sigma factor, with amino-acid sequence MDAEIDRLIALHADKAYAVALRMTGNSTDAGDVVQEAFLRVMKYFDKYDPSLPFEAWMVQILKNVYFTSLRKEASRRSVSLSHKKDEDSASLEDFLAETAPGPERLAQARENTDRVQGALTLITPAMRMAIVLVDLEGVPREEAASTLGCSLSALDVRLHRGRAKLKELLS; translated from the coding sequence GTGGACGCCGAGATCGACCGCCTCATCGCCCTGCACGCCGACAAGGCCTATGCCGTCGCCTTGCGCATGACGGGCAACTCAACCGACGCGGGCGACGTCGTCCAGGAGGCTTTCTTGAGAGTCATGAAATACTTCGACAAATACGACCCGAGCCTGCCCTTCGAGGCCTGGATGGTGCAGATCCTGAAGAACGTCTACTTCACGAGCCTGCGCAAAGAGGCCTCGCGCCGCTCGGTGTCCCTGTCCCATAAAAAAGACGAGGACTCGGCCTCGCTCGAGGACTTCCTCGCCGAGACCGCCCCGGGGCCGGAGCGCCTGGCCCAGGCCCGGGAGAACACCGACCGGGTCCAAGGGGCGCTGACCTTGATCACGCCCGCGATGCGCATGGCGATCGTCCTCGTCGACCTCGAAGGGGTGCCGCGCGAGGAGGCCGCCTCCACCCTCGGCTGCTCGCTGTCCGCCCTCGACGTGCGCCTGCACCGCGGGCGCGCCAAGCTCAAGGAGCTCCTGTCATGA